A segment of the Deltaproteobacteria bacterium genome:
TGTCCATGAAGCGGTGCGCCGTTCGCTCGGTGGGAAGCATCCGGTGTCGAGCAACTGCCTGAAGGAATTCAATATCTACGTTTCGACTCAGACCGACGATGATTTTAAGTACATCATGAACTACTCGAGCGAAGACAATCTGGTCATCGGCACGGACTATGGCCACGGCGATACCTCGAGCGAGCTGAACGCGATTGCGCGCTTCAAAGCAATGAACGGCTTGAGTGCGGATGTGAAACGCAAAGTTCTCTACGACAATCCCAGGCGGCTGTACGGACTGAACTAATAAGCACGGAGCAGGGGGCTGGCTCGGAGCTCCCAGTCTCCTTGCTTTTGCGCTTTGCGCGCAGTTGGCTTATAACTAATAAAACGGTTTTACGAAAGGATAACGCGTGGAGTTTCAGCGTATTAAGCGGCTGCCGCCTTATGTCTTTAGCATCATCGACGGCATGAAGATGGAAGCCCGTCATCGCGGCGAGGACATCGTCGACTTTGGCATGGGCAATCCGGACTTGCCAACGCCACCGCATGTTGTGGCCAAGCTCGTCGAGGCCGCAGCGAAACCGGCAAACCACCGCTATTCCGTTTCGCGTGGCATCTATAAATTGCGCTGCGCCATCACCGATTGGTACAAGCGGCGCTACGAGGTCAGGCTCGATCCCGACAGCGAAGCGATCGTTACCATCGGTGCCAAAGAGGGTCTCTCCCATTTGGCATGGGCCACCATCGATCCCGGCGATGTGGTGTTGTGCCCGAGCCCGACCTACCCGATCCATCAGTATGCGGTCGTCCTTGCTGGCGGCGACCTGCGCTGTTTGCCGTTGACGACGAGTGAGGCTTTTTTTGGCCATCTTGAAGAAGCGGTCAAGCAGACCTGGCCCAAACCAAAAATGCTCGTGATCAGTTTCCCACATAACCCGACCACCCAAGTCGTCGAGTTGGATTTTTTTGAGCGCGTGGTGAAGGCAGCCAAAGAACACGAGTTTATTGTCGTGCATGATCTGGCCTACGCCGACCTGACGTTCGACGGTTATCAAGCGCCGAGCTTCCTGCAAGTGCCGGGCGCGAAAGATATCGGCGTGGAGCTTTTCTCGCTGTCAAAAAGCTACAACATGCCCGGCTGGCGCGTCGGGTTTTGCGTCGGCAACAAAGAGATCGTCCACGCTTTGGCGCGCATCAAGAGCTATCTCGACTACGGCATTTTTCAGCCGGTGCAGATCGCCGCTATTCAGGCTTTGAATGGGCCGCAGGACTGCGTCGAAGATATTCGTCTGATGTATCAGAAGCGGCGCGACTCGTTGATCGACGGCCTCGATCGCGCCGGATGGCATATCGAAAAACCCAAAGGCACGATGTTTGTTTGGGCGGAGATTCCCCCAGCTGCTAAGAAGATGGGCTCGGTGGAGTTCTCCAAATACCTGCTCAAAGAAGCCCAGGTGGCAGTGTCTCCCGGCATCGGCTTCGGCCAGTACGGCGACGAGCATGTGCGCTTCGCTTTGATCGAGAACGAGCACCGCACCAAGCAGGCGGTGCGCAATATCAAACGCGCTCTGGGCAAGCTGCTCGATTAGCTCGTACCCATCGCATCATGACTGATTCGAAGAACCCGCGAAGAGTCGGCATCGGTTTGCTCGGTTCCGGTGTGGTCGGTGAAGCGATCCAAGACATCCTCTTTCAAGGCGTCAACGAACAACTCGAATTACGTAAGATTTACACACGCAATCCCGGGGGCAAGAAGTGGTTCGCCGAGCGCCGCGATTTGTTCACCGACAAGGCCGAGGCGGTGCTCGACGACCCCAACGTGGACATCGTCATCGAAGCCTTGGGCTTTCAATCAGCCGCACAGCTGCCGGTTTTCCGCGACTATTTTATGCGCGCTTTCCGCAACGGCAAATCCGTAGTCACTTCCGACAAGGCCGTGCTGGCGCGTTATGGCAAAGAAATTTGGGCGGCAGCGGCCAAGAGCGGCCAACAGCTTCGTTTCGAGGCCTGCGTCGGCGGTGGCATCCCGGTCATTCGCTCGCTCAGCGAAAGCTTTGCCGTCGAGCAGCCGGAGGCGATCTTCGGCATCGTCAACGGCACCTGCAATTATATTCTGTCGCAAATGGAGAAGAGCGGCAAAGCCTATGCTGAAGCTTTGCAAGAAGCCCAGGCGAAAGGTTACGCCGAAACCAATCCGGCCGCGGATGTGAACGGCAGCGATGCCGAAGCCAAGTTGTTGCTGCTGGCTCTGGTCGCTTTCGGTTTGCAGCTGACTCCCGGAAAAGTCTGGCGCAAAGGCATCGAAGAGATACACGCGGTGGACTTTCGCTATGCCCAGCGGATGGGCGGAACCATTAAGCAATTATCGGTGGCGCGCCGCCGAGGCAGCGCGGTGCAGATCTTCGTCGCGCCGGCGCTGGTGCAGCGTGAGAATTTTCTCGCCGGCATCGACGGCGCCACCAACGCCATCTGTTTTGCCGGCAAGAGCAGCAGCGGCGGACGCGGCGAGCGCGATTGCGATTACACTTTAGTTGGACCGGGCGCGGGCGGCGGGCCGACAGCGGTGGCGGTGCTGGGCGATGTCTGCGAGCTGGCGCGCGGCGAGCGCAGGTTCTTCGGCGTGCCGAGTCTAATTGCGCCCGGCGCGCTTAAGCTCCAGTCGGAAAATGAGATCGACGGCTCTTTTTATGTGCGATTCGTCGTCAAAGACCGCGCCGGTATTGTCGGCGATATCGGCCAAACCTTCGGCCGTATCGGCGTGAACATCGCCGAGATCTGGCAGCTGCGCCATAGCGAAGAAGAAGTCCGTTTGTTGATACAGACCTACCGCCTCAAACAGAGGCCAGAGCAAATTTTGCCCTTCGTAATGACGCTGGAAAGCGCCACTCTGAAGCAAATGCGCAGGGCTCTGGATTCCATCCGCAATCGCGATTATATGCTAGTGGACCCGGTGTGGTTTCCAATCTGGGGCGCGAAGTAGGATCCGGAGGTGCCTCCCGCAAAGAACGCGAAAGTTCGAAAATAACTGGCTCACCACGAAGGCACGAAGAGCACGAAGGTAAGAATAAGAAAAATATTACCGAACTTTGCGTCCTCTGCGTCTTTGCGCGATAAATATTTTCTGAGAAACGGACGGAATAAGTGAAATACATCATTCTCCAAGGCGACGGCATGGCGGACTATCCGCTCGAGGTTCTCGGCGGCAAGACGCCACTCGAAGCGGCCAAGACGCCCAATATGGATTGGCTCGCGCAGCGCGGCGTTTACGGCCTGGCGCACGTGATTCCGGACGGTTTTCCGCCGGGCAGCGACGTCGGCAATATGAGCATCATGGGCTATGACCCGGCGGTTTATCACACCGGTCGTTCGCCGCTCGAAGCCGCCAGCATGGGTGTGGCGCTTCGGCCCAAGGACATCGCCTTTCGCTGCAACCTGGTGACCCTGCGCGGTACGGGCAGCGCGATCGAAATGGAAGATTTCACCTCGGGCCATATTACCACCGAGGAGTCGAGCGAGATTATCCGCGACCTGGACAAAGAGTTGGGCGGCGACGGCATCGAATTTTTCCCCGGCGTGAGCTATCGCCATTTGATGGTCTGGCGCGACGGTTTGG
Coding sequences within it:
- a CDS encoding alanine transaminase, producing MEFQRIKRLPPYVFSIIDGMKMEARHRGEDIVDFGMGNPDLPTPPHVVAKLVEAAAKPANHRYSVSRGIYKLRCAITDWYKRRYEVRLDPDSEAIVTIGAKEGLSHLAWATIDPGDVVLCPSPTYPIHQYAVVLAGGDLRCLPLTTSEAFFGHLEEAVKQTWPKPKMLVISFPHNPTTQVVELDFFERVVKAAKEHEFIVVHDLAYADLTFDGYQAPSFLQVPGAKDIGVELFSLSKSYNMPGWRVGFCVGNKEIVHALARIKSYLDYGIFQPVQIAAIQALNGPQDCVEDIRLMYQKRRDSLIDGLDRAGWHIEKPKGTMFVWAEIPPAAKKMGSVEFSKYLLKEAQVAVSPGIGFGQYGDEHVRFALIENEHRTKQAVRNIKRALGKLLD
- a CDS encoding homoserine dehydrogenase, encoding MTDSKNPRRVGIGLLGSGVVGEAIQDILFQGVNEQLELRKIYTRNPGGKKWFAERRDLFTDKAEAVLDDPNVDIVIEALGFQSAAQLPVFRDYFMRAFRNGKSVVTSDKAVLARYGKEIWAAAAKSGQQLRFEACVGGGIPVIRSLSESFAVEQPEAIFGIVNGTCNYILSQMEKSGKAYAEALQEAQAKGYAETNPAADVNGSDAEAKLLLLALVAFGLQLTPGKVWRKGIEEIHAVDFRYAQRMGGTIKQLSVARRRGSAVQIFVAPALVQRENFLAGIDGATNAICFAGKSSSGGRGERDCDYTLVGPGAGGGPTAVAVLGDVCELARGERRFFGVPSLIAPGALKLQSENEIDGSFYVRFVVKDRAGIVGDIGQTFGRIGVNIAEIWQLRHSEEEVRLLIQTYRLKQRPEQILPFVMTLESATLKQMRRALDSIRNRDYMLVDPVWFPIWGAK